From Roseateles sp. SL47:
ATGACCAGCGGCGCGCGTGGGTGCAGCATTGGATTCAGCTGGGCTTTGCCTCGATCGAGCAACGGTTGCCGCAGAACGCCAGCGGCTTTTGCGTTGGGGATCAAGCCACGATGGCGGATGTGGTGCTGGTGCCGCAGGTGTTTAATGCACTGCGGTTCGGCGTTGCGCTGGATGCGTATCCCCGTATTGAACGGGTGTGGACGCATTGCATGGCGCTCCCGGCCTTTGAGGCCGCATCGCCGGGGCGGCAAGGGGATGCGGAGTAGCTACACCACCCGCCCCTGCGCCCGATGCTCCACCGCCCAAGCGCTGGCCACGTCCCAGCTCGGTGGCACGCAACCCTGCTCTTGCACGCACAAACTCGCGCTGGCCAGCGCGTGTCGCAGCGCGCGCTGGCAGGTCTCGGCGGACAGACCCGCCAGTTCCCGCGCAAAGTGCGTCGCCGCCGATGCCTGCGCCTGCCGCAGCAGGAAGGCCAGCAAACCCGCCAGGAAGCTGTCCCCCGCCCCCACCGTGTCCACCACCCTCAGCGGCGCCGCTTCCTTGGCAAAGCACCCGGCGCCCGAGCGCTGCAGCAGCCACGCGCCCTCCGCCCCCAGCGTCAGCGCCAGCAATTCACAGGCCGGGTTGTCTTCCAGCAGCCAGCGGGCACGGTCCAGCACATCCTTGCCGGGCACATCCAGGTGGTGCAGGTCTTCATCGCTGACCTTGATGATGTGGGCATGCGCCAGCGCCGCATGCACCGCCACCCGGTAGGTCTGCAGGTCCGGCATGACCGAGGGCCGGAGATTGGCATCCACCACCACACAGCGGCCCGCCGCGCGTTGTGCCTGCAGCCAGGGCAGATACAGCGCCGTATCCCGTGCATCCAGCGCCAGCGCGCCGCTGCAGACCACCTGCAGCCCGGGCAGCGCCTGGCAGGCGGCGTTGAGCCCGGCGGCGGTAATGGCCCGGTCCGCCACGCCCTCACGGTAGAAGGCGTAGTCCGGGTGCCCCTGGGCATCGAGGTTCACCACCGCCAGCGAGGTGACCTGCGGCACCGCTTCCGGCACCGCCAGTTGCACACCATCAGCCTTCAGTTGGGCTGTGAGCTCGCGGCCAAACCGGTCGCGGGACAAGGGGTTGAGATAGTGCGTGCCCACCCCTTGACGCGACAGCGCCCGGCTCAGGTTGTAGAGCGCACCGCCCAGGCAAGGCAGATAGCTGCCGTCCTCACGCCGGATGAGGTCGATCAGCGCCTCTCCGGCCACCGCCACCTGAAGGGTGGAAGGGTCGTGCGACGACGGTTGGGGGGAAGGATCTTGAGTCATGGAGTGACGGCCCTCGGAGGCCAACTGAAACTGGAATGCGGAAGCTGGGACGCGGAAGCTGGGAGCCGCGGGCCTATCGAGCCCCGAAGCGACCCGCCGCCTGCTTGCGGTATTCACTGGGCGTCATGCCCTTGATGTCCAGAAAGCGGCGATTGAAATTGGCCATGTTGTTGAAGCCCACTTCGTAGGCGATGTGGGTGATGTAGCGCTCCGATTCCTGCAGCAGTTGGCAGGCCCGGTTGACGCGGATGAGATTCACGAAGTCGGTGAAGGTGTTGCCGGTGGCCCGCCGGAAGAAGCGGGAGAAGCGGCTTTCTGTCATGCCCAGTTCGCGGGCCAGGTCAGCCGCCGAGACGGGGGCTGCCAGGTTGTCGGTGATGCGGCTCACCACGGCATTGATCTGCGCCAGTTGCGTGTCGCTGTCTTCGCTTTGCAATTGGGCGCTGGAGAGCAGCCGGAAGTCGGTGCAGCGCGCCAGCTCGCTCATCCAGTTGCAGAACGCCGCAAAACGGGCGAGCCCCTGGCTGGACTTGATGCGCTGCCAATGCTCCGTCGCCTGCGCCTGCAGCCCGAAGAATTCGATGCCGTGCCGCGCCCGCTCCAGCAGCGGCAGCACCTCGCGCAGCTCGGCAATCCCTTCGCAGGCGGCGGCCAACGGCTCATGCGGAAATTGCACCACCAGGTCGCGCTGCGGGTAACCCGCCTCCGGCACGTCCATGCTGATCCAGTTGTGGGGCAGCCGCGGGCCGGTGAGCACCAGTTGGCCAGGCTGGAACTGGCCGATCCAATCACCGACGAACACCTTGCCCGATGACGCGGTGATCAGGTGCAGCTCGTATTCGTCGTGGTAGTGCCAGCGGGCCAGCGGCGTGGGAAAACCGTGCGAGAGGCAGCGGATGAACCCGGCCGTTTCAGGCGGCTCATAACCCAGCTCGGGCGAACGCGAGAAAGCATGCTCAAGCTCGGGCTTGGTCTGGCGCGGCAAGGCATGAAGCGAAGACATGAACACTCCCAGGGTTTGAGATCAGGGCTTGGCAGCACCGCTGTGGTCGGCGACAAACTGACTGACCTTCGCCGATGCGTCACGCAGTGCCTGCACCAGCCGCGGATCACCGGCCAATTCTCCCCACAACACCTGGTCCGCCGCAAAGGCCGCGACCGGATCGGCCGCTTCACAGAGGGCATGTGCCGCAGCGGGGTCCATGGCCTGATCCTGGTAAGTGTAGGGAATCCGGCCTTCATGCCAGCGCTTCAGATAGGCCAGGAACAAGGCCGGCAGCACCGCCACGCTTTGAATGCCCTGCCCGCGCGCCAGCCGCTCACGGAGGGTGGGTGCAATGAAGCCGGGAATCTTGCTGAAACCGTCCATCGCCACACGCTGGTTGGTGTCGGCGATGGCAGGATTGCCAAAGCGTTCCAGCACCACGTCGCGATAGGCCGCCAGATCGATCGGGCTGGGCTGCAGCACCGGGATGGCGTCGTCGGTGGCGTAGTTGTAGGCCAGCCGAAGAATGGCCGGGTCATGCGTGCCTTCATGGATAAAGCGGTAGCCCACCAGGGTGCCGGCCCAGGCGATGCAGCTGTGAGTGGCATTGAGCAGGCGGATCTTGGCTTCCTCATAGGGGGCCACCGAATCCACCAGTTCCACGCCCACACGCTCCCAGGCCGGGCGGCCGTTGATGAAGCGGTCTTCAATCACCCACTGGATGAAGCTTTCGCCCATCAGCGCGGCGCCATCCTGGCGGCCGGTGGCAGCTTGCACCCGTTGAGCCACTTCCGCCGTGGGGCGCGGAGTGATGCGGTCCACCATGGCATTGGGGCTGGTGGTGTGCGCTTCAATCCACTGCGCCAGCGCGTCGTCGCCCAACGCCCGCACGAATTGCAGCAGACCGCTGCGCGAGCGCTCGCCGTTGTGGCGCAGGTTGTCGCAGTTCAGCAGCGTCACATCCCCGGCGCCGGCCTTCATGCGGGCTCGCAGCAAGGTCGTCAGCGCCCCATACAAGGTGCTGCCGGCGCGGCCTTGCTGCAGGGCGGCCAGATCGGCCTTGAGATCCGGGGCGCTGTCCCAGTCGAGCTGATGGCGGCTGTCCAGGTAATAACCGGCTTCGGTGACGGTGAAGGAAATGATGCGGGTGCCCGGCTCGGCGGCAATGGCCACCAGGCCCGCCAGATCTTCCGTCCAGGGCACCACAGTGCGGATGGATTCGATCCAGGTGTAGATGCGCTCGCTCTGGGCCGTGACCGTTTCGAGCGTGTAGGCGCCGCCCTGCGCTTGAAGGGCGGCGATGGTTTCGGGCATGTCCGGCCGCAGATTGCCGCCGGCCAGCACCCACTGGGTGTCGCCCAGCTGATGCAGCTCATGCAGATAGACCGCCTGATGGGCCCGGTGGAAGGAACCCAGGCCCAGATGCAGGATGGTGAGCGTGTCTTGAACAGTGGTCATGGCAGTGAGGGGTGGGGGGGGTCAGTGCGCGGCGCTTTGCACCACGCGGCCAGCGCTGTCGAACCAATGGGCCTGGTCGGTGGCGACGTTGACGGAGACGTCGTCGCCCGCCTGCAGCCGGGTGCGTTCGCTCTGGCGCGCTACCAGTTGAGCGCCCTCAGCGGTGCGCACATACAGCAGGGTTTCGGCGCCGAGTGCTTCCACCAGCTCCACCCGCCCCGCCACGGCGCCCTGCCCCTTGGGCAGCACGCTCACCGCCTCGGGACGCAAGCCGATGGCGCCCTCCGCAGTCGACAGCGGGCCTTGCTGCCGCATGCTGGCCGGCAATTGCCCGGCCGGCACCACATTCATCTGCGGCGTGCCGATGAACTGGGCCACGAATTGATTGGCGGGACGGTCGTACAGCTCCAGCGGCGTGCCGACCTGTTCGATCAGACCGTCACGCAACACCACCACGCGGTCGGCCAGGGTCATCGCCTCGACCTGGTCATGGGTCACATAGATGGTGGTGGCGCCCAGCTCGCGATGCAGCTTGGCGATCTCCACCCGGGTCTGGCCGCGCAGGGCGGCATCCAGGTTGGACAGTGGCTCGTCAAACAGGAAGACCTTGGGCGCCCGCACAATGGCGCGGCCGATGGCCACACGCTGGCGCTGGCCGCCGGACAGCTCCTTGGGGGTGCGTTCCAGATAGGCGGTGAGGTTGAGCGTGGTGGCGGCGCGCTCCACCTTCTCGCGGATGACGGCCGGGTCCACCTTGGCCAGCTTGAGCGCAAAGCTCATGTTCTCGTACACGCTCATGTGGGGATAGAGCGCATAGCTCTGGAACACCATCGCGAGGTCGCGTTTGCTGGAGGGAAGGTCGGTGATGTCCCGACCATCCAGCGCCAGCGTGCCGCCGTCGATGCCTTCCAGGCCGGCGATCAGCCGCAGCAGTGTGGACTTGCCGCAGCCCGAAGGCCCGACGAAGACGATGAACTCGCCCTTGTTGATGGTGAGGTCGATGCCCTTGATGGCGCGATGGCGGCCAAAGAATTTTTCGACGCCGCGCAGTTGAAGGTAGGCCATGACAGTGGTTCCTGAAATCTGGACTGCAAAAAGTCGGAGGGGGCGGCTTACTTGACAGCGCCGAAGGTGAGGCCTTGCACCAGCTGCTTCTGGCTGAACCAGCCAAACACAACGATGGGTGCAAT
This genomic window contains:
- a CDS encoding ABC transporter ATP-binding protein, with the protein product MAYLQLRGVEKFFGRHRAIKGIDLTINKGEFIVFVGPSGCGKSTLLRLIAGLEGIDGGTLALDGRDITDLPSSKRDLAMVFQSYALYPHMSVYENMSFALKLAKVDPAVIREKVERAATTLNLTAYLERTPKELSGGQRQRVAIGRAIVRAPKVFLFDEPLSNLDAALRGQTRVEIAKLHRELGATTIYVTHDQVEAMTLADRVVVLRDGLIEQVGTPLELYDRPANQFVAQFIGTPQMNVVPAGQLPASMRQQGPLSTAEGAIGLRPEAVSVLPKGQGAVAGRVELVEALGAETLLYVRTAEGAQLVARQSERTRLQAGDDVSVNVATDQAHWFDSAGRVVQSAAH
- the dalD gene encoding D-arabinitol 4-dehydrogenase yields the protein MTTVQDTLTILHLGLGSFHRAHQAVYLHELHQLGDTQWVLAGGNLRPDMPETIAALQAQGGAYTLETVTAQSERIYTWIESIRTVVPWTEDLAGLVAIAAEPGTRIISFTVTEAGYYLDSRHQLDWDSAPDLKADLAALQQGRAGSTLYGALTTLLRARMKAGAGDVTLLNCDNLRHNGERSRSGLLQFVRALGDDALAQWIEAHTTSPNAMVDRITPRPTAEVAQRVQAATGRQDGAALMGESFIQWVIEDRFINGRPAWERVGVELVDSVAPYEEAKIRLLNATHSCIAWAGTLVGYRFIHEGTHDPAILRLAYNYATDDAIPVLQPSPIDLAAYRDVVLERFGNPAIADTNQRVAMDGFSKIPGFIAPTLRERLARGQGIQSVAVLPALFLAYLKRWHEGRIPYTYQDQAMDPAAAHALCEAADPVAAFAADQVLWGELAGDPRLVQALRDASAKVSQFVADHSGAAKP
- a CDS encoding AraC family transcriptional regulator yields the protein MSSLHALPRQTKPELEHAFSRSPELGYEPPETAGFIRCLSHGFPTPLARWHYHDEYELHLITASSGKVFVGDWIGQFQPGQLVLTGPRLPHNWISMDVPEAGYPQRDLVVQFPHEPLAAACEGIAELREVLPLLERARHGIEFFGLQAQATEHWQRIKSSQGLARFAAFCNWMSELARCTDFRLLSSAQLQSEDSDTQLAQINAVVSRITDNLAAPVSAADLARELGMTESRFSRFFRRATGNTFTDFVNLIRVNRACQLLQESERYITHIAYEVGFNNMANFNRRFLDIKGMTPSEYRKQAAGRFGAR
- a CDS encoding PfkB family carbohydrate kinase, which translates into the protein MTQDPSPQPSSHDPSTLQVAVAGEALIDLIRREDGSYLPCLGGALYNLSRALSRQGVGTHYLNPLSRDRFGRELTAQLKADGVQLAVPEAVPQVTSLAVVNLDAQGHPDYAFYREGVADRAITAAGLNAACQALPGLQVVCSGALALDARDTALYLPWLQAQRAAGRCVVVDANLRPSVMPDLQTYRVAVHAALAHAHIIKVSDEDLHHLDVPGKDVLDRARWLLEDNPACELLALTLGAEGAWLLQRSGAGCFAKEAAPLRVVDTVGAGDSFLAGLLAFLLRQAQASAATHFARELAGLSAETCQRALRHALASASLCVQEQGCVPPSWDVASAWAVEHRAQGRVV